The genomic interval ATGAGCGACGCGAGCGAGAAGCCGATGGTCGCGAACATCACCACGTAGGCGCCGATCCAGATGAAGCCGAGCACCGAGATGAGCGACTTGCGAGTGAGCCGTTCGTAGTCCTCGCCATCCCGTTCTGCCACGAGCAGGAACACCGCGCCGGCGGAGAGGCACAGCGAGAGGAACATCGGCCATGCGCCGGCACCTGGGGCCGCGAACGTACCGAGCGGGAGTTGCACCGACATCACGAAGCAACCGATTCCGAGGGCGAGCAGCGCGAGGCTGTTCAGCCGGAAGAGCGAGCGCATAGGTGCTCGCCTGATGTCCTTCATCTGCACCCCTTCGTGCTCTGGTCCTCGCTGCGTTGTTCGCCAGCGGTCTCACGTTACGAACGAGCTATGCATTTGTCAACGTGGAATGCATTCTTTGTCCCACTATGCTTTCGCCATGGCCAAACAAGGTGACTCGAAGACGCTCGCGTCTCACGTGTACGAGCTGGTGAGCCACGACATCATGAACGGCCGATGGTCCCCAGGAGCGCCGCTGCGACCGGGAGAGCTGTCGAAGGCGTACGGCACGAGCACCACGGTCATCCGGGAGGTGCTGGTGCGACTGGGCGCAGAGCGCCTCGCTGTATCGGAGCCGGCGAAAGGATTCTCGGTCCCCGGGCTCACCGTGACCGACATCGAGGACCTCACCATGGTCCGCATCCACAACGACACGCTGGCCCTTCGCCTCTCCATCGAGCGTGGTGGTATCGACTGGGAGACAGATCTGATGACGCGTCATCATATTCTGTCGCGCACCGATCGTAGATCACCGGAAGACCCTCTGCACATCCGTGACGAGTGGTCGAGCGCCCACCGCGACTTCCACGCCACGCTCGTCGCCGGTTCTGGCGTGCCGTTGCTCATCGACCTCTCGCGGACCCTCTTCGACTCCACCGAGCTCTACCGCCGCTGGGCCGCGCCCTCACCCGCAGCGCTCAAGCGCGACGTTCCCCACGAGCACGACCTGATCATGCGTGCGGCACTCGACCGCGACGCCGATGCCGCCACGCGACTGCTGACGGAGCACTACCAACACTCGCTTGAGGTCATGCTCGCGGCAGGATTCGTCACCCCGACCACCGACTGACAGGCACTTCGCCGCTCAACGACGAACGGACACCTCATGCAGACCACGATCGACAACCTTCGCGCGCGCCTGGAAAGGGCCTTCCTCGGCATCGGAGCGCCGACCGAGCAGGCCATCGCCACCGCCGAAATGTGCCTCGACGCAGAGCTGCGTGAGCACTTCTCCCACGGCGTCCGCCTGGTGCGCAACATCGCGACCGAGTACCGCACCGGCGCCTCGCGTCGACGCGAGCTCGCGATCACCTCCGAGACGCCGGTCTCGGCCATCGTCGACGGCGGCTACAACCTGTCGCCGTATGTGCATCGCATCGCCGCGGACCTGGCCGCCGAGAAGGCCGACACCACCGGAATCGGAATCGCCTCGGTGCACAGTGCCGGGGTGAGCGGCGCGC from Salinibacterium sp. ZJ70 carries:
- a CDS encoding GntR family transcriptional regulator → MAKQGDSKTLASHVYELVSHDIMNGRWSPGAPLRPGELSKAYGTSTTVIREVLVRLGAERLAVSEPAKGFSVPGLTVTDIEDLTMVRIHNDTLALRLSIERGGIDWETDLMTRHHILSRTDRRSPEDPLHIRDEWSSAHRDFHATLVAGSGVPLLIDLSRTLFDSTELYRRWAAPSPAALKRDVPHEHDLIMRAALDRDADAATRLLTEHYQHSLEVMLAAGFVTPTTD
- a CDS encoding tripartite tricarboxylate transporter TctB family protein codes for the protein MRSLFRLNSLALLALGIGCFVMSVQLPLGTFAAPGAGAWPMFLSLCLSAGAVFLLVAERDGEDYERLTRKSLISVLGFIWIGAYVVMFATIGFSLASLIFSIVWLRFLAQESWRFSLTVGPAFAVAMVLIFVVGLRVPVPHDPVMSLITGGRF